Genomic segment of Mercurialis annua linkage group LG6, ddMerAnnu1.2, whole genome shotgun sequence:
CATCTCATTTGTGTAGTCTTCATCTTCCTCCCCACTACTGCTATGCTCTTCTTCATCCACATTTTCTGTGATGTCCCTCCTAGTACAAAGGTGTGCCCACTTTGATACCTTCCTCTTCCCCTTCTCAGTAACACTTACTTTCCCCCTAGGTGGAGCCTTCtgtttcttcttcctctttgcATTTTTTGCTGCTGCTGCAGGTCTCGCTGGAGCCTCATTATGGGGTACACTGGATGGAGCCTCATTAACCTCCTCTGCAACAAAACTCTGAAGCCAGTCAGCATCAAACATGTGTGCATCCTTTTCTGTAGTCCAAGCCATATCACCAACATTCTCTTCCCAAGCTGGCCAATCCTCCACCAAACCATCAACTGGCTCATTCACCCCCTCCATTGCCTCCTTAATTACCCCCTCCACTCTGCAAGTATCATTTCCCTCCTCAACCCTCTCATCTAACTTTTCTACTGTCTTAGTGTCATTTACCCCCTCCACTCTGCAAGTATCATTTCCCCCCTCAACCCTCTCATCTAACTTTTCTACTGTCTTATTGTCATTTACCCCCTCCATTACTCCCTCAACCCTCTCATCTAACTTTTCTACTGTCTCAGTGTCATTCACCCCCTCCATTACCCCCTCATCTTTTTTCCATTCTAATAACAACACTTCAGTCTCAGTTGGACAAAGGAAATTAGGCTGGTCTATATTGTGATCTAGAAATATAGCCAAAGTGGCAGACTGGCTCTCCTCACCAATTGATTGCAAATAtgcaataattttatcaaattcttCATCCACAACTGCCTTAATGTGCTCACTGATTGAACCCCCAGTTGGAAGCCAAAACAACTTGGGCATATGACCATAGCCTAACCCCTTAACTATGTTAACAAGCCTACCATAATCTAAATCTTGAACATCATCAATAGTCTCCCTATGATACTTCCCCCCATGATATCTCAATTCTGGATCAAACTTAAATACCCCTCCATGCTTAATTTTCAGAACAATTTTAACACGTCATCAATCAAGTCATATCTGCCA
This window contains:
- the LOC126686346 gene encoding uncharacterized protein LOC126686346, with the translated sequence MPKLFWLPTGGSISEHIKAVVDEEFDKIIAYLQSIGEESQSATLAIFLDHNIDQPNFLCPTETEVLLLEWKKDEGVMEGVNDTETVEKLDERVEGVMEGVNDNKTVEKLDERVEGGNDTCRVEGVNDTKTVEKLDERVEEGNDTCRVEGVIKEAMEGVNEPVDGLVEDWPAWEENVGDMAWTTEKDAHMFDADWLQSFVAEEVNEAPSSVPHNEAPARPAAAAKNAKRKKKQKAPPRGKVSVTEKGKRKVSKWAHLCTRRDITENVDEEEHSSSGEEDEDYTNEMDYFSDVNDEELLQARNKIRENHRAKRERMERAQNASVIGDEESKPVPVGEDVLEPVPVDSLEPVKYDPRNPNPAFVVGMIFKNAPEFREAIRKYAVNRGVEIKMVKMNQ